From Staphylococcus delphini, one genomic window encodes:
- the csoZ gene encoding putative copper chaperone CsoZ, which yields MENGYVKVTQLTTEAQQQQLSDRLLRLIGVESVVIDLATQSLTLTYDTPANLNTIEKEIYDAGFPVIQSHKGV from the coding sequence ATGGAAAATGGTTATGTTAAAGTAACACAACTGACAACTGAAGCACAGCAACAACAGCTATCTGATCGTTTGCTTCGTTTAATTGGTGTCGAGAGTGTTGTTATTGATTTGGCAACACAATCGTTGACGCTCACTTATGACACGCCAGCAAATTTGAACACGATAGAAAAAGAAATTTATGATGCAGGATTTCCTGTTATCCAATCACATAAAGGAGTGTAA
- a CDS encoding cation transporter, whose protein sequence is MAKHMIEVEGMTCAHCKAAVEGAVRENAHVTYVEAFPADNRVEVEVTDDSALADVKQRIYDQGYDVVS, encoded by the coding sequence ATGGCAAAACATATGATCGAAGTAGAAGGTATGACTTGTGCACATTGTAAAGCAGCAGTTGAAGGTGCAGTGAGGGAAAACGCGCATGTGACATACGTTGAAGCATTTCCAGCTGACAACCGAGTAGAAGTTGAAGTGACAGATGACAGTGCATTAGCAGATGTGAAGCAACGTATTTACGATCAAGGTTATGACGTTGTATCATAA
- a CDS encoding heavy metal translocating P-type ATPase: MTQEETFKIAGMTCAACSARIERVLQREAGIDQINVNLVMENGTVKYDPSQITIEEIYERVAKIGYEAFPMETKDETAKRKSDELKRQKAKFIISIILALPLLYTMFGHFSFLSFIPVPDLLMNGWFQFILATPIQFVLGWQFYVGAYKSLKSKSANMDVLVAMGTSAAYFYSLYLMLTHLGHSGHVPLYFETSAVLITLILLGKYFEMRAKGHASDAISKLAALQVKDAEVEREGKTEMIAIDDVRVGDIVWVRSGQQIPLDGQVIEGSTTVNEAMLTGESMPVEKNIGDTVIGSTINQTNFIKLQVTHVGEDLVLNQIIKVVEEAQNDKPQIQRLADKISNIFVPTVVVLALLSFIVWFFVVTPFQFTAAFEIFIAVIVIACPCALGLATPTSIMVGSGRAAESGILFKTAEALEQAQHVDTIVFDKTGTITNGEPKVVHVYLETEEAMIGAYVKSLEMQSEHPLSKALVDYYNDEAVRPVSQYETHAGSGISGVIDDNRVRIGSMRFVTNNDLTQDQQDSMHSLAEQGATVVGMTINETLVAIIGVRDEPKAEAKAVIETLNKNYDLVMLSGDSEQTAQAIGRELGFTRVIAEVKPDEKSKVVSALQNEGQRVMMVGDGINDAPALMKSDIGVAMGSGSDIALESADIALVRNHLGGIAEALQLSRLTIKNIKQNLFFAFCYNLIGIPIAAAGFLAPWVAGTAMAFSSVSVVLNALRLKNVKK; the protein is encoded by the coding sequence ATGACTCAAGAAGAAACTTTCAAAATTGCAGGTATGACATGTGCCGCCTGTTCGGCGCGTATTGAACGGGTCCTCCAGCGTGAAGCCGGAATTGATCAAATTAATGTCAACTTAGTCATGGAAAATGGAACTGTGAAGTATGACCCGAGCCAGATTACGATTGAAGAGATTTATGAACGTGTCGCTAAAATCGGGTATGAAGCTTTTCCAATGGAGACGAAAGATGAAACAGCTAAACGCAAAAGCGATGAATTGAAGCGACAAAAAGCAAAATTCATTATTTCAATAATTTTAGCATTACCCTTACTGTATACGATGTTCGGGCATTTTTCATTTTTAAGTTTTATTCCAGTTCCAGACCTTTTAATGAACGGCTGGTTTCAATTTATTTTAGCAACACCGATTCAATTTGTACTCGGTTGGCAATTTTATGTCGGAGCATACAAATCGTTAAAAAGTAAAAGTGCGAACATGGATGTCCTCGTTGCGATGGGAACTTCAGCAGCTTACTTTTATAGTCTTTATTTAATGTTGACACATCTGGGCCATAGCGGTCATGTGCCACTTTATTTTGAAACGAGTGCGGTATTAATTACGCTCATTTTATTAGGTAAATATTTCGAAATGCGTGCAAAAGGACATGCAAGTGACGCGATTAGTAAACTTGCTGCACTACAAGTGAAAGATGCGGAAGTGGAACGTGAGGGTAAGACTGAAATGATCGCCATTGATGATGTCCGTGTAGGTGACATTGTATGGGTGAGAAGTGGTCAACAAATCCCATTAGACGGTCAAGTGATTGAAGGTTCCACAACGGTCAATGAAGCGATGTTGACAGGGGAAAGTATGCCTGTTGAAAAAAATATCGGCGACACTGTCATTGGAAGTACAATCAACCAAACGAATTTTATTAAACTTCAAGTGACGCATGTCGGTGAAGACTTAGTATTGAATCAAATCATTAAAGTCGTGGAAGAAGCGCAAAATGATAAACCACAAATTCAACGGTTAGCGGACAAAATTTCAAATATTTTCGTACCGACTGTCGTTGTTTTGGCATTACTGTCATTTATCGTATGGTTTTTCGTTGTCACACCGTTTCAATTTACGGCAGCATTTGAAATTTTTATCGCTGTCATCGTCATTGCCTGTCCTTGTGCTTTAGGCCTTGCGACACCGACTTCGATTATGGTGGGATCAGGTCGTGCAGCAGAATCTGGTATTTTATTTAAAACAGCAGAAGCATTAGAACAAGCGCAACATGTCGATACGATTGTCTTTGATAAAACCGGTACAATTACGAACGGTGAACCTAAAGTCGTACACGTGTACCTTGAAACAGAAGAAGCAATGATTGGCGCTTATGTTAAAAGTTTGGAAATGCAATCTGAACACCCACTTTCTAAAGCATTAGTGGATTATTATAATGACGAAGCGGTCCGCCCTGTTTCGCAATATGAGACACATGCAGGAAGCGGTATTTCAGGTGTCATTGACGACAATCGTGTGCGTATCGGCTCCATGCGTTTCGTTACAAACAATGACTTAACTCAAGACCAACAAGATAGCATGCATTCGTTGGCAGAACAAGGCGCAACAGTTGTTGGCATGACAATCAATGAAACACTTGTCGCAATCATCGGTGTGAGAGATGAACCGAAAGCGGAAGCGAAAGCAGTCATTGAAACGTTAAACAAAAATTACGACTTAGTCATGTTAAGTGGAGATAGTGAACAGACAGCACAAGCAATCGGTCGTGAACTCGGCTTTACACGTGTCATTGCAGAAGTGAAACCGGATGAAAAATCTAAAGTTGTTTCAGCACTCCAAAATGAAGGTCAACGCGTCATGATGGTCGGCGATGGTATTAATGATGCACCGGCATTAATGAAAAGTGATATCGGCGTCGCAATGGGTTCTGGCTCAGATATCGCATTAGAATCCGCAGACATTGCACTCGTACGTAATCATTTAGGTGGTATTGCCGAAGCCCTTCAACTCAGTCGCCTTACGATTAAAAATATTAAACAAAACTTATTTTTCGCCTTTTGTTATAACTTGATTGGTATCCCTATTGCTGCAGCAGGCTTTTTAGCGCCTTGGGTTGCAGGTACAGCGATGGCATTTAGTTCAGTTTCAGTTGTATTAAATGCATTACGATTAAAAAATGTGAAAAAATAA
- a CDS encoding Lmo0850 family protein: MLSSIGVKVKKTKPRLDIMRSLPKPNPATEKLKPY; this comes from the coding sequence ATGTTATCTTCAATCGGTGTGAAGGTGAAAAAAACGAAGCCCCGATTAGATATTATGCGATCATTACCCAAACCTAATCCTGCAACTGAGAAATTGAAACCTTATTAA
- a CDS encoding peptidase produces the protein MITAAVAQVYTHDTQAAEKNATDAPKVMVKDEAKKDGTPIIHKPTYIYPHLEGEDDVAYLKRMSTHPPKGAVPYGVLNKDGSITEANTDPHYDILQIEDPNAMKASVFAPADDQDATVSDLQIEPPALVGTSVKHIDATGDAQSSDDQKATKSSKASVQDKKKKDVTAQTAQAKTDKMMATTKMASAKQQVNRNKAMKQQDKAAKMLPAAGEPQVNAIGQTALALSMIALGVIAFFTRRRKINE, from the coding sequence TTGATTACAGCAGCAGTTGCACAAGTTTATACGCATGACACACAAGCAGCGGAAAAGAATGCTACAGATGCGCCGAAAGTGATGGTTAAGGATGAGGCGAAAAAAGATGGGACACCGATCATCCATAAACCTACGTACATTTACCCGCATTTAGAGGGAGAAGATGATGTTGCATATTTAAAACGTATGTCAACGCATCCACCAAAAGGCGCAGTTCCATACGGTGTGTTGAATAAAGATGGCTCGATTACAGAAGCGAATACGGATCCACATTACGATATTTTACAAATTGAAGATCCAAATGCGATGAAAGCTTCGGTTTTTGCACCGGCAGATGATCAAGATGCGACAGTTAGTGATTTACAAATTGAACCGCCAGCATTAGTAGGAACAAGTGTTAAACACATTGATGCTACGGGAGATGCGCAATCTAGCGATGATCAAAAAGCAACAAAATCTTCAAAAGCATCAGTACAAGATAAGAAGAAAAAAGACGTCACAGCGCAAACGGCACAAGCAAAAACAGATAAAATGATGGCGACTACAAAAATGGCATCAGCGAAACAACAAGTAAATAGAAACAAAGCGATGAAACAACAAGACAAAGCAGCAAAAATGTTGCCAGCAGCAGGGGAACCACAAGTGAATGCAATCGGTCAAACAGCGCTGGCACTTTCAATGATCGCATTAGGTGTCATCGCGTTCTTCACACGACGACGCAAAATAAATGAATAA
- a CDS encoding FtsW/RodA/SpoVE family cell cycle protein, whose protein sequence is MVSSRQLTQKSFLRRLDWPLIALITILCIISVTTIHSAMGGGQYSLDFGVRQIFYYILGAIIAFMIMLFSPKKIRNYTYTVYIIFNILLFGLILLPESSITPVINGAKSWYRFGPISIQPSEFMKIVLILVISKVVAQHNRFTFNKSFQTDIMLLLKIAGVSLVPILLILLQNDLGTTLVFLAIIAGVVIVSGVTWKILAPLFGSAIVLGGGLILSIIYKPSLIENVAGIKTYQLGRINSWLDPYAYSSGDGFHLTESLKAIGSGQLIGKGLNNGEVYIPENHTDFIFSVIGEEFGFLGSVILLGVFLLLLLHLIRMAMNSDDLFNKSFIIGYISLLLFHIFQNIGMTIQLLPITGIPLPFISYGGSSLWSLMSGIGVLLSIHYHTPKKYNDETPTQKRTTS, encoded by the coding sequence ATGGTATCCTCTCGTCAACTAACGCAGAAGTCGTTTTTGCGCCGCTTAGATTGGCCACTCATCGCACTGATTACAATCCTTTGTATCATTAGTGTTACGACGATTCATTCGGCAATGGGTGGCGGTCAATATAGCCTTGATTTCGGTGTCAGACAGATTTTTTATTACATACTAGGTGCAATTATTGCGTTCATGATTATGTTGTTTTCACCTAAAAAAATTCGCAATTACACTTATACGGTATACATTATTTTTAATATTTTACTATTTGGATTAATACTCCTACCAGAATCTTCCATTACACCTGTGATTAACGGGGCAAAAAGTTGGTATCGTTTCGGTCCAATCAGTATTCAACCTTCAGAATTCATGAAAATTGTACTCATTCTCGTCATTTCTAAGGTTGTCGCACAACATAATCGATTCACCTTCAACAAATCATTTCAAACAGACATCATGTTATTACTGAAAATTGCAGGTGTGAGCTTAGTGCCGATCCTCCTCATACTGTTACAAAATGACTTAGGAACGACACTCGTCTTTTTAGCGATTATTGCAGGTGTCGTGATTGTAAGTGGCGTCACATGGAAAATTTTGGCCCCTTTATTTGGTAGCGCAATCGTTTTAGGTGGCGGCTTAATCTTGTCTATTATTTATAAACCAAGCTTGATTGAAAATGTAGCCGGTATTAAAACGTATCAATTAGGACGTATCAACTCTTGGCTCGATCCATACGCATACAGTTCAGGCGACGGGTTCCACTTAACAGAGTCGTTAAAAGCTATTGGTTCTGGTCAGCTCATCGGAAAAGGGTTAAATAACGGCGAAGTGTATATTCCTGAAAATCATACAGACTTTATTTTTTCAGTTATTGGAGAAGAATTCGGCTTTTTAGGCTCAGTCATCTTATTAGGTGTCTTTTTATTATTACTCCTTCACTTAATTCGTATGGCAATGAATTCTGATGATCTGTTCAACAAATCATTCATTATCGGTTATATTAGTTTATTGCTGTTCCATATTTTCCAAAACATCGGTATGACAATTCAACTTTTACCGATTACAGGGATTCCGTTACCATTTATTAGTTACGGTGGGAGTTCACTCTGGAGTCTCATGTCAGGCATCGGTGTGTTGTTGAGTATTCATTACCATACACCGAAAAAGTATAACGATGAAACACCTACACAAAAACGTACAACTTCATAA
- a CDS encoding D-alanine--D-alanine ligase produces the protein MSKEALCIIYGGKSAEHDVSILTAQNVLNAIDKARYHIDIIYITNDGQWKKMDNIIEDITDVEALRIDDVPTSDISAMLTQSSQGGRYDAVFPLLHGPNGEDGTIQGLFEVLDIPYVGNGVLAASSSMDKLVMKQLFAHRGLPQLPYVSFLRSEYEKYRKNIIKLVHDKLEFPVFVKPANLGSSVGISKCEDEAALIKGIEEAFQFDRKLVIEQGVDAREIEVAVLGNDYPETTWPGEVVKDVAFYDYKSKYKDGKVKLAIPADLDQEVQLTLRNMAVEAFKATDCSGLLRADFFVTADNQIYINETNAMPGFTAYSMYPKLWENMGVSYSELITKLIDLAKARYEDKQKNKHRID, from the coding sequence ATGTCGAAAGAAGCATTATGTATCATTTATGGTGGTAAAAGTGCCGAACATGATGTGTCAATTTTAACCGCACAAAATGTATTGAATGCAATTGATAAAGCGCGTTACCACATCGATATTATTTATATTACTAATGATGGTCAATGGAAAAAAATGGACAATATTATCGAAGACATTACTGATGTTGAAGCGTTACGCATTGATGACGTACCGACGAGTGATATTTCAGCGATGTTAACACAAAGTAGTCAAGGTGGGCGTTATGATGCGGTATTCCCATTATTACATGGACCTAATGGTGAAGATGGGACGATTCAAGGGCTATTCGAAGTATTGGACATTCCCTATGTAGGTAATGGGGTGTTAGCGGCATCAAGTTCAATGGATAAATTAGTGATGAAACAATTGTTTGCACATCGCGGTTTACCACAATTGCCATATGTGAGCTTTTTAAGAAGTGAATACGAAAAATATCGCAAAAATATTATTAAACTCGTGCATGACAAGTTAGAATTCCCAGTGTTCGTTAAACCGGCGAATTTAGGCTCAAGTGTCGGGATTAGTAAATGTGAAGATGAAGCGGCCTTGATTAAAGGGATTGAAGAAGCGTTTCAATTCGACCGTAAACTTGTCATTGAACAAGGTGTGGATGCGCGTGAAATCGAAGTGGCCGTGTTAGGCAATGACTATCCTGAAACGACATGGCCAGGTGAAGTTGTGAAAGATGTCGCATTTTACGACTATAAATCAAAATATAAAGATGGCAAAGTGAAGCTGGCAATTCCGGCTGATCTTGATCAAGAAGTACAACTGACGCTCCGTAACATGGCTGTAGAAGCATTTAAAGCGACGGACTGTTCAGGATTGTTACGTGCAGACTTTTTCGTGACAGCAGATAACCAAATCTACATTAATGAAACGAATGCGATGCCAGGATTTACAGCGTATAGTATGTATCCAAAATTATGGGAAAATATGGGTGTTTCTTATTCGGAATTGATTACAAAGTTAATTGATCTTGCGAAGGCACGTTACGAAGATAAGCAAAAAAATAAACACCGAATTGATTAG
- a CDS encoding UDP-N-acetylmuramoyl-tripeptide--D-alanyl-D-alanine ligase codes for MINITLKQLAEWVDCDIDTQYLDVEIKGVTIDSRHIQQGQLFIPFKGENVDGHQYSEQALNDGAGATFFQQDSTLTAPTNGPVIFVENTLTALQQLAKAYLQHVAPTVIAVTGSNGKTTTKDMLENVLSGKFRVQKTQGNYNNEIGMPLTILELNEDTEVSILEMGMSGFREIELLSNIAQPDFAVITNIGESHMQDLGSREGIAKAKFEIVTGLKSDGYFIYDGDEPLLKPHVETLTSAHQVSVGLSATNDMQCQMVSHLEDGITFTVNDDVTYTIPILGEHNMRNATIAITVGRIMGLTDKQIQQQLTSLKLTDMRMQKFMMPNGAIVINDAYNASPTSMKAAIDTLSHMKGDTILVLGDVLELGDQSRQLHASVGAYLENKGIHQLYTFGEGAMAIHEKGKTFVNEAIHFDQKEKLIRYLTSIVEQHSVVLVKASRGMHLEEVVEALVQAE; via the coding sequence ATGATAAATATAACGTTGAAACAACTTGCAGAATGGGTAGACTGTGATATTGATACGCAATACTTAGACGTTGAAATTAAAGGTGTCACAATTGATTCAAGACATATTCAACAAGGACAGTTATTTATCCCTTTTAAAGGTGAAAATGTAGATGGCCATCAGTACAGTGAACAAGCATTGAACGATGGGGCAGGTGCGACGTTTTTCCAACAAGATAGTACACTAACTGCACCGACGAACGGACCAGTCATTTTTGTAGAAAACACATTGACTGCACTGCAACAGTTGGCAAAGGCGTATTTACAACATGTGGCGCCCACAGTGATTGCTGTCACAGGTTCAAACGGAAAGACGACGACAAAAGATATGTTGGAAAACGTCTTATCAGGAAAGTTCCGTGTACAAAAAACGCAAGGCAATTACAATAACGAAATCGGCATGCCATTAACGATTTTAGAGTTAAACGAAGATACGGAAGTTTCAATTTTAGAAATGGGCATGTCAGGTTTTCGTGAAATAGAATTACTATCCAACATTGCACAACCGGATTTTGCAGTGATTACAAATATCGGCGAATCTCATATGCAAGATTTAGGGTCAAGAGAAGGGATTGCCAAAGCGAAATTTGAAATTGTGACAGGTTTAAAATCAGACGGTTATTTCATTTACGATGGGGACGAACCATTGTTAAAACCGCACGTAGAGACGTTAACATCTGCACATCAAGTGAGTGTCGGTTTGTCAGCTACGAATGATATGCAATGTCAAATGGTGTCACATCTTGAAGACGGCATTACGTTCACTGTGAATGATGACGTGACCTATACGATTCCTATTTTAGGCGAACATAATATGCGTAATGCGACGATTGCTATTACAGTAGGCCGCATTATGGGCTTAACAGATAAACAAATTCAACAGCAATTGACGTCGCTTAAGCTGACAGATATGCGCATGCAGAAGTTTATGATGCCAAATGGTGCAATCGTCATTAATGATGCGTATAATGCAAGCCCGACAAGTATGAAGGCTGCGATTGATACGTTGAGTCATATGAAAGGGGATACCATTCTCGTGCTCGGTGATGTCCTTGAACTTGGTGATCAGTCACGTCAATTGCATGCGAGCGTTGGGGCTTACCTTGAAAATAAAGGCATACATCAACTGTATACGTTTGGTGAAGGTGCGATGGCGATTCATGAAAAGGGCAAGACGTTCGTGAATGAGGCGATTCATTTTGATCAAAAAGAGAAGTTGATACGTTATTTGACGTCTATCGTCGAACAACACAGTGTCGTCCTCGTGAAAGCGTCTCGAGGGATGCATTTAGAAGAAGTTGTCGAAGCACTCGTACAAGCAGAATAA
- the cshA gene encoding degradosome RNA helicase CshA translates to MQKFTELGVSERTAETLEAMGFTEPTPIQKDSIPFALENIDILGQAQTGTGKTGAFGIPLIEKVVGQEGVRALILAPTRELAMQVAEQLREFSRGQKVQVVTVFGGMPIDRQIKSLKRGPQIVVGTPGRVIDHLNRRTLKPQQIETLILDEADEMMNMGFIDDMRYIMDKLPSENRQTMLFSATMPKAIQELVQKFMKSPRIIKTMNNEISDPQIDEYYTIVKELEKFDTFTNFLDVHQPELAIVFGRTKRRVDELTSALLSKGYKAEGLHGDITQAKRLEVLKKFKNDQIDILVATDVAARGLDISGVSHVYNFDIPQDTESYTHRIGRTGRAGKHGIAVTFVNPIEMDYIRQIEQTNRRQMRALRPPHRKEVLKAREDEIKSKVQSWMDAAKEPRVENIAKQLLETYDQTELVTALLQELVESNDEVDVQLTFEKPLARKNGRSPKGNRKGGNNKRHSKAGRNHKPSGNKKGNFKHKRETKVKKGRTFADHQK, encoded by the coding sequence TTGCAAAAATTTACAGAATTAGGCGTTTCAGAACGTACAGCTGAAACCCTCGAGGCAATGGGATTTACGGAGCCGACACCCATTCAAAAAGATAGTATCCCATTCGCACTCGAAAACATTGATATCCTAGGTCAAGCGCAGACCGGAACAGGAAAAACAGGTGCCTTTGGTATCCCATTGATCGAAAAAGTTGTTGGGCAAGAAGGCGTGCGTGCTTTAATTTTAGCACCTACACGTGAATTAGCGATGCAAGTAGCTGAACAATTACGTGAATTCAGCCGTGGTCAAAAAGTCCAAGTCGTGACTGTATTTGGTGGTATGCCAATCGACCGTCAAATTAAATCATTAAAACGCGGACCACAAATCGTAGTGGGTACACCAGGTCGTGTGATTGACCACCTTAATCGCCGTACATTAAAACCACAACAAATCGAAACGTTAATTTTAGATGAAGCGGACGAAATGATGAACATGGGCTTCATTGACGATATGCGTTATATTATGGATAAATTGCCATCAGAAAACCGTCAAACGATGTTATTCTCGGCAACAATGCCAAAAGCGATTCAAGAATTAGTACAAAAATTTATGAAATCGCCACGTATCATTAAAACAATGAATAATGAAATTTCTGACCCACAAATTGACGAATATTACACTATCGTTAAAGAACTTGAAAAATTCGATACATTTACGAATTTCTTAGATGTACATCAACCTGAGTTAGCGATTGTGTTCGGTCGTACAAAACGCCGTGTCGATGAGTTAACAAGTGCTTTACTTTCAAAAGGCTACAAAGCTGAAGGTTTACACGGTGATATTACACAGGCGAAACGTTTGGAAGTATTGAAAAAGTTTAAAAACGACCAAATTGATATTTTAGTTGCGACAGACGTTGCGGCTAGAGGATTAGACATTTCAGGTGTGAGTCACGTTTATAACTTTGACATTCCACAAGATACAGAAAGTTATACACACCGTATTGGACGTACAGGTCGTGCGGGTAAACATGGTATCGCCGTGACGTTTGTCAACCCAATTGAAATGGATTATATCCGTCAAATCGAGCAAACAAACCGTCGTCAAATGCGTGCGTTAAGACCGCCACATCGTAAAGAAGTTTTAAAAGCACGTGAAGATGAAATTAAGAGCAAAGTTCAAAGTTGGATGGACGCTGCGAAAGAACCACGTGTCGAAAACATCGCGAAACAACTTCTTGAAACGTATGATCAAACAGAACTTGTGACTGCGTTATTACAAGAATTAGTGGAATCTAATGATGAAGTCGATGTACAATTAACATTTGAAAAACCATTGGCACGTAAAAATGGTCGTTCACCAAAAGGCAATCGTAAAGGTGGCAACAACAAACGTCATTCAAAAGCAGGACGTAACCATAAGCCAAGTGGTAATAAAAAGGGCAATTTCAAACATAAAAGAGAAACAAAAGTGAAAAAAGGACGTACATTTGCGGATCATCAAAAATAA
- a CDS encoding PH domain-containing protein produces MQLEFTQSPEPARRYLKLWYFCQFIVTLIILSAALAIWFYNDMPFYGTYIFIGLVLIDILYYLIHPILLYRYYYYRVTDSYIEIQKNWWFKRNEVIQIERIQYVRRKAGPLMRRFQLNRLTFYTAGHELVLPLLYDDTITEIESFCLAQLKGGDSDV; encoded by the coding sequence ATGCAACTTGAATTTACTCAAAGTCCCGAACCTGCTCGTCGTTATTTAAAGTTATGGTATTTTTGTCAATTCATCGTAACTTTAATCATCTTATCCGCTGCACTCGCGATATGGTTTTATAACGACATGCCATTTTACGGGACTTATATTTTCATCGGACTCGTGCTGATTGATATTTTATATTATCTGATTCACCCGATACTCCTTTACCGTTACTATTATTATCGCGTGACGGACAGTTATATTGAAATTCAAAAGAATTGGTGGTTTAAACGCAATGAAGTGATTCAAATTGAGCGTATCCAGTATGTGAGAAGAAAAGCGGGACCATTGATGAGACGTTTTCAACTGAACCGATTGACTTTTTATACAGCTGGACATGAGTTAGTGTTGCCGTTACTTTATGACGACACAATCACAGAGATTGAATCATTCTGTCTTGCGCAACTCAAAGGGGGTGACAGCGATGTATAG
- a CDS encoding PH domain-containing protein: MYSPQKLHPISYVLSIIEAVKSNFLFIIIFVLFQLDSFDFTDWTNYIWPGFIAISFTLVFINRTIEIYRTRYWIEGDYFIVKSGLFNLEQKELNIRRIQSMDTVQPIVHQLVGGVKLTIKTPSDGIDLNMVTKRQSQWIQEEIEKAKSRIESEDGRQVQSEHSNIGTDVHYEAPPIIKTNAPTEMIYQLSTQNLLLMAMTSGAVFVTLATVGPIVTAFEDIIPWKGVFGQVESWIQNLVALVITLVFGILVIAYIVGVIITMVRYYRFTLTRSGDFLKIRYGLLKVTNLSLPIAKLQAVQEKKSFFRHLFGFTSYHFIITSDMEVDMEDDFATGEIMVLPFIKQREGTKILASLLPIYAFQPVEMGLPWQGFHRRFWIPSVILIGIGALIHYYWWVWIWIPIAVIILYLIIHSVIATRMSGSALTDEEVSIRKVTWFGFKTTTFKKDKILGFQQTAHPLMQRKQLAHFDFTIASGSISKDFGLRFENQAKVTRNKQWYLGGGDVNGKDE; the protein is encoded by the coding sequence ATGTATAGTCCTCAAAAGTTGCATCCTATTTCGTACGTTTTAAGTATTATTGAAGCGGTAAAAAGTAATTTTCTTTTTATTATCATTTTTGTATTGTTTCAACTCGATAGCTTTGATTTTACAGATTGGACCAATTACATATGGCCAGGTTTCATCGCAATATCGTTTACTCTTGTTTTTATTAACCGGACGATTGAAATCTATCGCACACGCTACTGGATTGAAGGCGATTATTTTATTGTGAAAAGTGGCTTGTTTAACTTGGAACAAAAAGAACTTAATATTCGTCGTATTCAATCCATGGACACTGTACAACCGATTGTGCATCAATTAGTAGGCGGTGTGAAACTCACGATTAAAACACCGAGTGATGGTATTGATTTAAATATGGTGACGAAAAGGCAGAGTCAATGGATTCAAGAGGAGATAGAGAAAGCCAAATCGAGAATAGAAAGTGAAGATGGAAGACAGGTGCAGTCTGAGCATTCAAATATCGGTACAGATGTACACTATGAAGCGCCACCTATCATTAAAACAAACGCACCTACAGAAATGATTTATCAATTATCTACCCAAAATTTATTATTAATGGCGATGACGAGTGGGGCGGTTTTTGTCACATTAGCCACAGTAGGTCCGATTGTCACTGCTTTTGAAGATATTATCCCGTGGAAAGGGGTTTTCGGTCAGGTTGAGAGTTGGATTCAGAATTTAGTGGCGTTAGTCATTACATTAGTGTTTGGGATACTCGTGATTGCTTATATTGTAGGCGTCATCATTACAATGGTGAGATATTATCGATTCACATTAACACGTTCAGGTGACTTTTTAAAAATTCGTTATGGCTTATTAAAAGTGACCAACTTATCGCTGCCTATCGCTAAATTGCAAGCGGTTCAGGAAAAGAAATCCTTTTTTAGACATTTGTTCGGTTTTACGTCATATCATTTTATTATTACAAGTGATATGGAAGTCGATATGGAGGATGATTTTGCGACTGGTGAAATTATGGTGTTACCGTTCATTAAACAACGCGAAGGAACGAAAATATTGGCATCACTGCTACCGATTTATGCGTTTCAGCCGGTTGAAATGGGTCTGCCTTGGCAAGGTTTTCATCGACGCTTTTGGATTCCGTCAGTCATTTTAATCGGCATCGGTGCACTCATTCATTATTATTGGTGGGTGTGGATATGGATACCGATCGCAGTCATTATTTTGTATTTGATTATTCATAGTGTGATTGCGACGCGCATGTCAGGTTCAGCGTTGACGGATGAAGAAGTATCGATTCGAAAGGTGACATGGTTTGGTTTTAAAACGACGACTTTTAAAAAGGATAAAATTTTAGGTTTCCAACAAACGGCACATCCTTTGATGCAACGGAAACAGTTAGCGCATTTTGATTTTACAATCGCAAGTGGTTCAATTTCTAAAGATTTCGGGTTACGCTTTGAAAATCAGGCCAAAGTTACACGTAACAAACAATGGTATTTAGGAGGTGGAGATGTCAATGGAAAAGATGAGTGA